The following are from one region of the Lineus longissimus chromosome 19, tnLinLong1.2, whole genome shotgun sequence genome:
- the LOC135502709 gene encoding mRNA turnover protein 4 homolog, which translates to MPKSKRDKKISLTRTDKKGLELKQRLIGDIRNAVDKYARIFIFSVENMRNDKLKLLRTEWLHSRFFFGKNKVMAVALGRGIEDEYKDNLHRLSHNLQGEKGLLFTNKTKEEVLEFFDNHKLSDFARSGNQATQTVVIDEGPLRQFSHSMEPQLRQLGLPTALKRGIITTTKEYEVCKKGQILTPEQARILKLFGYEMANFFVTIEGMWSNDGRYETLLKTRKEVYTPKKMRMKPLTTDEDVDEEMMKYEAEDGSSDESAGEEDT; encoded by the exons ATGCCAAAATCAAAAAGAGACAAGAAAA TTTCCCTTACAAGGACAGACAAGAAAGGGCTCGAGTTAAAACAAAGACTTATTGGTGAT ATTAGGAATGCTGTCGACAAGTATGCCAGAATATTCATATTTTCTGTGGAAAATATGCGAAATGATAAACTAAAGTTATTACGGACAGAATGGCTTCACAGCAG GTTTTTCTTTGGTAAAAATAAAGTGATGGCAGTCGCGCTTGGTCGGGGTATAGAAGATGAATATAAGGATAATTTACATCGCCTGAGTCACAATCTCCAAGGGGAGAAGGGACTGCTGTttacaaataaaacaaaagaagaGGTTTTAGA ATTCTTCGACAACCACAAACTCAGTGATTTCGCCCGATCAGGGAACCAAGCGACACAGACTGTGGTGATAGACGAAGGCCCACTTCGACAGTTCTCACACTCCATGGAGCCACAGTTAAGACAGCTTGGACTCCCGACGGCACTTAAAAGGGGCATCATCACGACGACCAAGGAGTACGAAGTGTGTAAAAAGGGTCAGATCCTCACACCGGAACAGGCACGAATATTG AAATTATTCGGGTACGAGATGGCCAATTTCTTTGTGACAATCGAAGGCATGTGGAGTAATGACGGCCGATACGAAACTTTACTAAAGACACGGAAAGAGGTTTACACACCAAAAAAAATGAGGATGAAAC CATTAACGACGGATGAAGATGTCGACGAAGAGATGATGAAATATGAAGCAGAAGACGGTAGCAGTGACGAGAGTGCAGGAGAAGAAGACACGTGA